In Arachis hypogaea cultivar Tifrunner chromosome 7, arahy.Tifrunner.gnm2.J5K5, whole genome shotgun sequence, the genomic window tttaaaactcaacaagtttcttcgagacatggtagacaacagtgcattatttattatgaattttgttcctccgggaaacaaaattatagctcttccggagtcttcaatcacattgcctgagccaataatagtattaacacattcttcttttggcacaagatgggtaaaatatatatcacttttgagaatggtgtgcgaacttgcactatccgcaaggcatacatcttcattacatatccttaccattctcttcaaagacaaataataatgaaatgagtagtatgcacagttaaattgaatacttgatcagaattatttttctaagaaatactgcacataaaaataatgtcatatactaaaattttattttaaaacatggcatatttaatgatttcaaaattcataaacattaatatttcattatttatatacatcatatttgaaacttaaatacatagaaaataaaacttaataataagttctttacattatttatttacatgaatacttaacaatctcacacattaaactattccatcattgatcaaatgaccaatatttccttcaggatcctcaaagaaatcagatacatcataatgagtggtgaaattttcagcatcatttgaaacaaaattcgacTATTTTCCCTTGTTGTCCTTTTTCAAaaatgcctggtaaagatcgactaggtgtcTTGGGGTACGGCAGGTATGTGACCTatggccctttccaccataacggaaacacttatcatctgttgatttattctgcccgatatttctttctttatcccacttttgatgagatcttctcttttgaatataattcattttccttccataatttttcttgctattaaaaccttgccatttacctcttctggggtaatttgccgcatttacttcaggaaatggggcggcgccagctgggcgcgcttcatgatttttcaagagcaactcattgttgcgttcagcaacaagtaggcaagaaattaactcagaatattttttaaaccctttttttcgatactgctgctgcaggagcacattcgaggcatggaaggttgagaaagttttctccaacatatcatggtcagttatcttttccccacataatttcattcgtgaggtgattcgaaacattgcagaattatattcatttatggatttgaaattctgtagacgcaagtgcgtccattcatattgggcttgaggaagtattacCGTTTTTTGATGactgtacctttcttcaaggtcttttcaaagatctgcaagatcttttaatgtgagatattcatttttcaatccttcgtcaagatgacgacgaagaaaaatcatggctttggctttatccttctgagatgcattattttcagctttaatggtatctccaagatccattgagtcaagatgaatttcagcatctagtatccatgataaataattgtttccagatatatcaagagcattgaattcaagatgagagagtttcgacataatgaaaatttgttacctgagttttcctaaaaatttgatcagagtcttcatgctGATatcgtgttgtaaaataaataaaacgtgtactaaatataaaataaagatgtgtaaatagaagactctaatattaatataattagctcaataataataattcatatatgtatttactaatattatatgttgtaatatatatatatatatatatatatatatatataaagagagagaaggaTTTAATAAAGTTGCAAcgtaaagaaagagaaagaattaaatattttattgctGTGTATTTGCTTGAGgtttagcctcatatttataggtATTCAAAAGGTAAATTGTCAAAAGGAATTAACTTTAGTGTTCCTCTGATAGTATAAACTTTTCACTTGGAAAAGTTAGCCGCTCAAATATTAATGGGCATCCACCTCATGCCTTATCACAACAGGAAAGATGCTTTACAAAATTGGGTCAACAAAATCAGAATTGGAAAATTGGCAGAAAAAGAACCAAAGAGGCAAACCGGATTAAAAGtgatattaaattatctaattttaAAGAACTATATACTGGTCCTTCCATGCCAGGAGCAATCACATTGAGAATTTATCAAATTACACAGATTCAATTTATATTTGTCAAAATATTTGAGCAGAAGTaaagaggtagaagagaagaaagCATAACTAAGGTTTACTGCAATGAAGAAGGCGAAACTCGGCAGCACAATAGAAAAATTGTTTAAAtacaaacaataaattttaaaggATTTGAGTAACAACAGAAGCAATAGTTTTAAACAGGAATAATTAATTGATCTCAAACAATCAAACAAGAACATAAGGACTTTTGTTAGAATGAAAGAACATAACCACAAAAAGATATACTTTCCTCTACATTCCAGTAAAGGAAATATCTAATCTTCTATTTTCCAAatggaaaaatagaaaataaattagagGAGGAGTGAGAGACTATACCTTGTCACTGTTTGACAGCAAGTTTTGTTTAGAAAACAACTTCATTCACATTTAGCAAAACATATGCATATTAGTTGCTCTATCTGTGTATCCAGATAAAAGAAAAGAGTAAACCGCTCTCCTTAGCACCATATGTCACAAAATTTGATACATTCTCTCTACCAATATGCAACAAAAACTAACAATTGCTACCAGATCAGAGGCATACAAATTGGTGAGGAATAAGAACCAATATATTCACACATCAACAAACAAAATTATGAGGATAATATATCCAGAAACAGAGTTCTAGCATCAACAAACAAAATTCCAACATCCAacttaaaaaaggaaaagaaaaatcctaAAGCTCGTTTGCTGTGGTGGTATGGTCTCCTGGGAGCTCATCTCCTCCAATGGCAACATTACTGCCTCTAAGGTTGGCCACAAGATTTCCATCCTTAATCTTAAAAGAGCCAACCTCGGAGAAAAGGTCCAAGCATGATGTTTGACATCCCTCTTGAAGCAGGGATTGAGCCTCACAATACCCCAAAAGAAATTGTTCAGTGACACTGGAACCAGTTTTAACAAGGCAGGTTTTCTTCTTCGACTCAAGAAATTGAGGTATTGAGGATTGAACAAGACTCTCAGCCAAAGGCCCAAATGTTGACATATCATAAGCTTTCCGATAATGCTGAGCAACCTACATCATCCCAATCAAACAATTCAACAAATCAAGATTGACATCAATCAATTGCACTAAGAAAAAATCAACTGAAAAGCTAGATGATGATACATACTGGAAATGCAGGTAATGACGgtgatagataagaatgggaatTACAATGGGAAGGAGGATAATTCCATTTCAATTCGTCAATCTGAGCGGTTATTATCTCGCGAAGCAGCTCGACGCAGTTTACTGACAAGTCAATGGTGGCAGATGCCTTCTCTGCCTCATGCTTCCATAGTATGAAGAACCAATACGAAGCATCATTTAAGGTGTCCACGGCAAGGTGAAGGCCTTGGTCGGTGGTAAGATCGCAGGAGAGAGTAATGTGGGTGCAGAGGGCTCCCAAGTTGAAGAGAACAGAGGCCTTTTCCAAATGGATGTTGTGCTGGGAAGAATTCTCTTGTGGGTTGAAGGCATTGTACCAAACAAAGATAGGTGGACTGGGTGAGTTAGTCATGGGGAACAAAGGCTCAACCATGCAAAGGCATTTGAAATAGCGGATGAGGCAGTCACGGCGAATGGGTAGAGAGAGTTCATCACGCTGCATTTCACTGCGCAATTTATGTAGCATTTGGAAAAGGCCTTCTACTCTCTTTGCCTCACTCTCCGAGTATTTAAGGGCAACATAACTGTGAAGGGGCTCATAGAGGTCCAAGGGCTCACTCTTCTTCAAAGGGATTGCCAGCATATCTGAGAAAGATGAAGCTGAGAGGATGGCCAAATTTATTGATAAGGTGGAGGCATGTTCCAAGGGCTGGCCACTAGCTTTCCATTGTCAATAATCTTGAAAGAGCTGTACTCAGAGAGGAGGAGGTCAAGGTATGGGATTCTATGGTGCTTGGGTATAGACATGTCCCAGGACTTGCAAAACTTTCTAGTGTTCTTTGCAAGGACAGGATTTACATCATGATCAAGACAAGATTGTAACAATGAAATCATGCTACAAATCCCTCTAACTAATTTTTCAGTGACAGATTATGCATCATGATCAAGACGACAAGATTGAACCAATGACAATGTTTTAGGTCGCTTGGAATTGTGTAGGATGGATGATCGCCTCTGACGAGCCTCCCCCTCCAAGAATTTCACCTTCCGAGAAAGATGTGTTATCCAGGTTTCGTCAAATGAGCCAACAAGTTTGATTGCAGCCGAATCACTTAGTATCAGATCAAATGCCATCCGATAAAGCTTAGAAACCTacatcatcataatcataatcaacaTCATCCTATTGAAAatctaaaatgaaaaaataaatgtaaaatcAATCAtttgtgttgttgttgttgagcgGAACTGGCGTCGTCATTTGTGTTGTTGTGGTGGAGTCGTTGCTGTAAGTTGAGCTCCGAGGCCTGAGCGGAGAAGAGGCGGTGCAGACTCGGCGAAGAGTAGAGTCAAGTCGAGCGTGGCGGAGACATCCTTGGCAAAAACCTTCCAGAGTTTGAAGAAGAAATTGGCGGCTGCATTGAATGCGTCCATTGCAAGGTGACGGCCAAGGGCGGTGGTGCGGTCGCAAGAGgcccaaatctggctgcagatggCGCCAAGGTTGAAGATAACAGCAGCCTTCTCCAATTGGAGGCTGTTGCGCTGCGAGGAGACCCCATTCTGATGCTCAGAGGAGAAGGCGTCGTACCAGACAAAGATGATGGGGTCGGCGTCGGCATCGGAGGAGATAGCGGTGAAGAGTGGGTCAACCATGCAGAGACATTTGAAGTAGTGGATGAGGCAGTCACGTTGCATGGGAAGGGAGAGGTCCCCTCGCTCCACCATGTCCCTGCGGCAGTTGTTTAGGGTTTCGAGAATGCTTTCCACTTTCTGTGCATCGCTCTCTGAATATTTTGTGGCTACGAACTTGCGTAACGGCCGGTACAGACCCACCGGATCACTCTTCTTCACAGGGATTGCCAGCAGCCTTTCCGGGTTCGGATTAACGTTGCTCATGGCGACGGCCAATCAGGATAGGATACGGTTAACATTGGATGAAAATCGACGAAAATCGGAACTGGAAGGAATTGATTCTGGTGAAGGCTAAAGAAGAAAGAGATTAAAgagtagaaattaaaaaaaattaacagagtcaactttaattttaattattgtcAAACAATACTCATTTTGTATGGGTACACTTATTTTTATGGGTTCCGTACAacactaatttatttatttttttaagttaattttgaGAACGATCAAATTTTACACGATCAAAAAGGACCATTTATTCTCAATAATTAAATGTTATAACATATATATCCCCTGCTTTTATtagctttttttttgttattttaagtaATTCAATTTAATATAAGTGAAAATTCATATACAATTGTGTTTATGTGAAGTTGTTATTTGacaattgttaaataatttgatatatttgattaaattgttatttaatattttttatttaaattctaaaaggTCAAACAAAATGCTACTTACCAatgaattataattcaaatgacatagtttCTCTATACTCACCTAATAAATTGCGggtttgaatctctttattttcgattaaaaaaaaagctatttgcatataaaaattaacTACTATATATTTTtgattaaatacatatataatttaatttatttttaatatatattttatattttaatatatattttactttaatcactaattttaataattaattttagtatacacttaACATGTTTaaaagttaatatatatatattctctccCAATTGAGTTGGATTGGTTCATATTATTTTTGACATGATCTTGTCATGTTTGTTTCTCCATCATCGATTATTCAAGATTTTAATGTGAAAATGATAAAGTCATGGTAAAATGAAATCAAGAGAATCCAAAATTCTGGGAGTTTATTGAACCTCCTTATTAAttgtattttatgttattttttttttggtatcgtTGCAAATTGCAGAAAAGAGATGGTACGAATTTTTTGTATGAGTAGATAAAGAAGATGAAATTATTATTGGGAGAGTTGATTCTGCAAGAGATATTGACTATTGGAAAATGAATTTAAAATAGACAATTAGGAATTTAGAAGTTAatgttagaattttaaaaatatggaaCTGTGTTTTAAGTTTGCTTGTGTTTTTTATTGTGGTTTTGTGTATTGGTTATGGCTTAGTTGTAAGAAAATAAACCATGTGAAATTGTTCGTCATTGTACAATTGAAATTGACTTGAATGAAATAGATATGTTAAACATCACTTTTTGCCAGTGTTATTTTCAAGTTGGCTAATATGATAATGTTGAATATTATCGTGGCTTAGTTGTAGAAAAATAAACCATGTGAAATTATTCCTGATTGTACAATTAAAATTGACTTGAATGCAATAGATATGTTGAACATCACTTTTTGTCAGTGTTATTTTCAAGTTGGCTAATATGATAATGTTGAATATTATCAATTTTTATAATGTAGTGGTATAAAGTTGCTGTAAAAAACAGCATCTAATTGaacataaattattataataactaATATGCAAGTTTCAATTTCAACTTGGCTAACATGGTGATATTAAATATTATCACAGTCTTCAAAGTGCACATATCAAGTTGCAATTAAAACACCTAACTTAAGATAAATGGTTATAGTAACATGGTGATACTAGCATTGACAGTCATAACAATCATCAGTATTGATTTGTATGTAGTATCATcattatacaaaatattaaaacCATTCAAAATAGAACCACCTATTGAAATTCAAACTTAAACATTCTATATTAGTTTTACTGTTTCTGACTTGTACATAAACTAATCCCAAAATACAATCATCAAGATGAACCCAAATTTAACATAATTAAATACAACAAAAACAGAAAGCTTCTCATCACTTCTTCTTTGGAGGTATGAAGTCTGGTGTAAGAACAAACCTCATGACCCCTGTCAATCTTGTTGCTGTCCCAGAACTTGCTCCCTGCATTGGATCTATATTTGCAGCAGTTGAGTGTTGAGATCTTCTCTTTGGGGGCAACTTATTTGGCCTCGTAGGTTGAattggaacaagtggagcaaCCTGCAAGATAATGAGTCAGTTCTACTAAAGAAATGTGTAAGGAATAATTATTGTTTATTGTTTTAAAGTGAGTTGAAAAATCATACCACTTCATTAATCAATGGTTGTGAATAACTGGGTTGTGTGATTTCAACCTCTGAGGCTGCAGTATCATTATTAGCATTGTTACCGGCATCGTTTTCAATATTATTAGCAACAACATGTCCATCATTGCTAGTAGTATTCCCATTATGCCCATCAACACCAACATCGACAGCATCACTAATATTTGCAGCAGCAGCAATAACTTCAGCAATTACTTCATCGTCAGCCTTTCTATGACTGCAACTTCTTTTAGTATTGTCTTTTGTCCCACAATAGGTACAAGTAAACTGCTTGTACTTTCTGTTCAACTTAGTTgaacttttttgttttttacttcCTGAAGGTTCCTCGTCagcatcttttcttttcttctttgtcaAAGTTCCTGGCTTTCTTCTCTTAAGGTATTGAGATTTTTTTCATAATGTTTCTCCTGAAATTGGATTCAATAAGTGCAAATATGTAGccttataaaaatttatagtcaACCATTTGTGACAAAAGTCTTCGGAATTTTTGTTTACTCTTGATAGTGCAGCACATGCGTAAACATATGGCATACCTACAATTCGGTGGATGTTACAATACTCTCCTTATGTTTGAAGTTTTGAAACTCCTTTACATTATTAATATTGTAATGTGTGTTGGTACAATTTTCTATCAGATATTCTATTAATAGagtttttattatatattgataacATCATGAAACAATTAATgccaataaattatattttttaaaaaagttaatattaaaaaaatcaatactaacataaaattatacttttaaataaaaaccataaaataatcataaaatactAATCTCCCATCTTTATTTATTAAGCAACgttttttttaattagtattttattagtgttaatttttttattgaaataaaataaaaaaattattgttttccataacaatttttttctttttatcttttaaaatttattttgttttaaaattttataaactcaTTGTTAATGCGATCTAAATCgtattggtatatttttatttttatttaatctaattttattcacataatttaaaattttaaattataaaattttaaaatttaaatataaataaatataatttaattaataacttaatttaatttgataaaaataaacgtattcatattattatacttatatgattaattatatttattccaTTAAAAAAAAGTAACTATTTAAAAtcgttaattataaattaaaaaagtaatatactcatattatttttaatacgatTACGTTTACAATACTCCTTAATAGTTTGGTAAATTAACAGTGTATAAaatctttaattatttaataaattaatactccttatatttttatttttaaattaattttttgcagttaaaatttctatttttttatatttattttacctcTTCTGCTTTATATCTCTTTCATCATTTCTATTGTCGCGTCACCGTCTCGAGCTGCTTCGTTTTACTGGCTTAGTGTTTGGCAGGCTGCAACCGTACCCGCGTGGTAGTTATCTTCTCTTCATCGTGGTTACTCTTTTGGTTGCTCTGTTTAGTCTATCTTAAATCAATTCATATATTCTAgatctatttttttattgtgaTATATTCTTGTTCCTATTCTTCAAATTTTTGTTGCAAATAgaatatttttatgatattttagaatttttaccccttattttaatttttctgtttttctattCTAGACATAATGACATATTTTGAAATTGTCTTTAATTTTTGCCCCTATTTTAATTGTTctggttttttatttttgctcctattttaatgttttaaattataattcaaaattttattttctaactcatttaagtaatataaccctaaaaaaacatattaatatttaaacttaatactaaataatatatttaattctaTTAATTAAATTCACATTCACATCCCTGTGTTGTTTCTTTCATTTACCAAAAgataaaatattcaaattcaattttttattttttaatttaataaaacaacTTTAACTATTTAaagagtatttttattatttaaaattatatgaaaaagtgcattttagtcttttaaaatcaaatttaaattttaacattataaatttattaaagagtAAAGTACTGTTTTTGTCTCAAACATTTGGGATAAGTCTCAAAGTTATCTCTAAtatttaaatcgtcttatttaagtccctaacattttaaaattggctcaatgttgtcctgGTGTTAGTAATCTGACGACGAAACAAAATTGAGactattttaaaatgttagggacataaataggacgaaaatgttgggacaaaaataatagatagaagtaaattttaattttatccttcaataatatcaattttttatggtacatagttatttaattattttttaatcacatctaagtaaattacatttaattacattactttcattctaaataaatttattttttataattttacttttaaatatttttactcttaaacattaaagaatttcgatacattagagacaaaaggtacaatttatactttattgtatatgtatcattttttttcttttgtgcaagtttatgtactagtcatttttcaaaaatttcatgatgagtaaaaatctttaagagtaaaattataaaaaaataaatttatttagaataaaagtaatgtgattaaatttaatttacttagaggtggttaaaaaaataattgaataacgatgtaccgtaaaaaattgatattattgaaagataaaattaaaatttatttttatgtatcaacattttcgtcttatttaagttcctaacgtttcaaaatcgtctcaattttgtcctgccgtcaattctgttaacaaatCCCTAATAGCAGGACAATATTGAGCCagttttgaaatgttagggacttaaatagaacgatttaaatgttagggacaattTTAGGACTTACCATAAATGTTGatgacaaaaatgatactttactctttattaaATGATATCAATTCaaattagaatttgatttttaaataaaagaaaaaaatttatgcaatgaagaaaaatataaataaaaaaaggtgAATGATAATTAAAGTGAGATTAGGGttagataaaaattatataatttattgttagattggttgtTTGAGCTTGTAAG contains:
- the LOC112701798 gene encoding vacuolar-sorting protein BRO1 — translated: MLAIPLKKSEPLDLYEPLHSYVALKYSESEAKRVEGLFQMLHKLRSEMQRDELSLPIRRDCLIRYFKCLCMVEPLFPMTNSPSPPIFVWYNAFNPQENSSQHNIHLEKASVLFNLGALCTHITLSCDLTTDQGLHLAVDTLNDASYWFFILWKHEAEKASATIDLSVNCVELLREIITAQIDELKWNYPPSHCNSHSYLSPSLPAFPVAQHYRKAYDMSTFGPLAESLVQSSIPQFLESKKKTCLVKTGSSVTEQFLLGYCEAQSLLQEGCQTSCLDLFSEVGSFKIKDGNLVANLRGSNVAIGGDELPGDHTTTANEL